The Staphylothermus marinus F1 genome has a segment encoding these proteins:
- a CDS encoding 30S ribosomal protein S25e — protein sequence MARGKREKTSEVKEGSETPKISIASQIDLTPELMKRFERELKRGSFNVLTPYTLAQAYSIRISVAKKLLREAAKRGLIILYSGGRTPIYIKAPAQ from the coding sequence ATGGCGAGAGGTAAAAGAGAAAAAACATCTGAAGTAAAAGAAGGAAGTGAAACACCTAAGATATCTATTGCTTCACAAATAGATTTAACACCAGAGCTTATGAAGAGATTTGAACGAGAACTAAAACGTGGTTCATTCAATGTACTAACTCCATATACTCTAGCACAAGCATATAGCATAAGAATAAGCGTTGCAAAAAAGCTACTACGTGAAGCTGCTAAAAGAGGACTAATAATACTTTATAGTGGTGGTAGAACACCAATATACATTAAAGCCCCCGCTCAATAG